From the Papaver somniferum cultivar HN1 chromosome 2, ASM357369v1, whole genome shotgun sequence genome, the window CACAAGAGAATGTATAGAAAAGAATTTCTTTCGTTGCACAAGATAATATAGAAAAGAATATCTTTCAAAATTCATGTGATAGCACATAAATGGAAAGAGTACGTGAAAATGTCAACTTCTCGAATCCTATATATAGGTATATGGTAGCAAACTATACATGTATCAATAGTACAACCAGCAAAATCGTAAGACAAGAAATTTCAAACGTCAAGGTCCGATATCATGGAGAGAAAGAAGTTTACTTTTTTTTCTGTGTGTTGGTTATGCTCTTTTCGGCGTCTCATTGTGCTTGGGTACCATGTATCCCTGTTGGTAAAACTTGTTGGGCCGGTGACGTCGGTGATTGCGGTCCAGGAACAGAATGTAATGGCGATACATGTGTATATTGCAACGGAAAAGGTGATTATTGTGGAGGTTTCAGGTATGCATGTTGTGATGGTGGAATACACCATTTAGACTGCGAAGGTAATATCTTCTTGAAGTTGGCTGGTCTGGCAACCTGTGAGTGAACGTGGGTTTGCTGGAAAACCATTATCCAGCTGCGAACGTATCCTGAAGTTCGTCTGGTGTGGGGTTGGATTTCTTTACGATTATTATGATCACTTAGAAATGTTACGCGTTGATTTGCTAGAACTTTATCTGGTGTAGCGGAAACACTGTAGCACAAGACTGATCGGTGCTCATATTCATTTTCTTGGTTATTTTATGTGCGTTGTGTGCTtgttagatgatgcatggttCATCATTTTCTTGATATTTCTTGTATGTCTTGCTTTGTAAGACCGTCATGGTCGAAACCGTTTGTTATTAATAAAATATCAACCCCAGTATTTTAAAAGTATTAATGAAATATATGGCATGTCACCAAGGCGGTGAGATGTACGTGCACAGAAGATTTGCATAAGACCAAGTCAATTACAAGTTAGTTTTGCTTATTCTATGTAGATAAGCCTTACCTAGTCAGAGCAGTTAGTCTGTTCTATGTTTACTGACTTATCATTCCTATAAATAGGAATTACTCATGTAAATGTAATTTATCTCAGAATATTCTGATGATCAATGCTATTTCACCGTACGGGGTTTTGTgatgtaggcgttagtgccgaaccactttaatttcTTGTGTCTTTTGTTCATCTAATCCTTACTCTTATATAAATCTAACAAGTATAACGGTTCTCATGATTTTCATATCTGTTAGTCCAAATGCAAACCACCTTTCCCTATTGATTTCGTAGttcaatttggtgttcaatatgatagaaaacaCGTTGACCCTCAAGATCCAGGATGCTTTAGCATGTCCACCTTAGCACACGATCGAGCAACTAGGGCGGCATCAAGCAAAATTAAACCTTATGACTACTGTGTCAGAATCCTAAtctggcagattttcaagcaCAAACGGATGATACTCAACTTTGGAAAACCAGCAGCTGCCAAGATGGAGATTCAACACAACATTAAAATGGACCTAACGTAGATGCTTACACTTAAATTCCTAACAGAGAAGATGAGAAGCTGCAATTAATATTATTGGTGACAACAATGTTCAGTTTCTATTAAGTCATGAGAAGCTCACCTAGTTGTAGAATTTTTAGCCACAGCCAAACTAAGAAAATCCAATATACACAAATTAGCATGGTCCTACGAAATGAGCCCACTATTGCTGCCATTATAACTCATCACGGATCTTTTCATCAAAGATATGAGATTTTGATTCGAATTCAAGGAGATAGCGACTAGCTAATGATGCATGTAGTGCTGCACCATAAGGAAGCACATCTTCATTGATAGTGAAATATGGTGAATGCACAGATGGGAATTCCCCAAGTGTTTCATTTTTCATTCCTATGAAAGAGAAGTATGCTGGTATCACTTCTGAGTAAAATGAGAAGTCTTCCGATCCCATTAATGGCTGCATGTTTTTGACGTTGGCAGTCCCCAGCATATCCCCTGCGACATTTTCAAAATGCTTATGTAATACTTTGTTGTTAGCAGTGACGGGGAAAAATATCTTATTCTCTGGATGGAAGTCCACTGTAGCATGGCATCTTTGAACAGCAGCCTGAGCCTTGATAACCTGTCACAGCGTAAGTTGAAGAGCATCAGTCCCTTGATTAAGAATAAGGATGAATTTGTAAAAATGGTTGTACCTCTTCAATTCGTTTCTTAAGTTGTTTAAAGCTTTCAGTAGAGAAGGCTCTAAAGGTGCCTCCAATGGTGACAGAATCTGGAATAACATTGAAAGCCCCACCTCCTTGGAATTTTCCAACTGTTACAACCTGAACAAAACAATGCTTGTTTATATCGACGGAGATGAAAATGGAGGTTGATACATAATTGGTACTCTCATTTGTTCAACAAGACATGTGTCCGACTTCTAGATGCAGTCATGATTCatgaaaataaacaaattgaTGGAtaaatgaggaggaggaggagatatTCTATGGCTTCTGCATTAGACAAGTATATATGACTATTAACACGAAAACATAATGGAACGCAGATACCTGTGAATCCAGTGGATCAGCTTCACGTGAGACAAGGTGTTGCAAGCTAACAATTACACTTGATGCGGCTACAATTGGATCAATTGTATGCTGAGGGATTGCTGCATGACCCCCCTTTCCACTAATTACCGCCTCAAAAAAGCCACACCCAGCAAGAAGAGCCCCAGCTCTGGAAGCAACCGAGCCAATTGGCAGGTCAGCTGAGACGTGGAGCCCAAAGATAGCATCAATGTTGTCTAAGACTCCATCTTCTACCATTTTCTTTGCTCCCCCGGCTCCTTCCTCGGCTGGTTGAAAGACTAGGATAACAGTTCCCTGTCAAAAGCACAAACTGAAATCATGTAACGTTTTCAACCTAACAAAACTTAAGTGTATAATATGTTCAACCTCACTGTTTGAATTGTATCCAACCAGAATTTTACAAATAAAGCTACGTGAAGTTGCATAATGTCAAGAAATTAGCTATCCAACAGGATTAGCAAAGGTATGCAAAGTAGTTTTGGGTGGTCGAGAAAAATCTGTTTCATCTCAAGATGGAAGTGTGATTGAAGCCGAAGGAATAACTTTAGGAGGTAGGAAACTGGCCAGGAAAAATGTGAAAAAAGTAACCCACTGCGCACAGATATGAATTACATGTTAACGTACAACATTAAATCCCATAGAAGGATTTGAAGAATCCAGAAGGAAAACAAGACCAATTAGAGTAAGTTGGTACATCAAGGGTGGAAATCAAGAATAAGCCAGTTTTATAAGAAAACTCTAGATGTTGCAGTTGAATGAGGGAGTCGAAATTCTAAGCCTTGTGAAAGCTAAAAAATGTAGATATTTGACTGATTGATTTATATCATCGTAGGTCTTTCTCTTCCTACTTGCCTATCCAATAAACACATGTCATAAACACAGGTTGCAGGGAAGACAACTAAAAATCACTGGAAAGATACAGGACAAAGCAGTGTAAGACTAGCTTGGCATACTCCTGTTCCATTAATCTATTGCAACGAAGAAAATTAATGATAGCCGATACACAAGCAAATTGCCTAacataacaaaagaaaacatatacGGAGAGTATATACCATAACGAACTACCAATTGGAATTTGAAGCTGCCCAAAAGCAACATGTTGAACATGGTTAGCATATAGACCCACCAATAGGCAGTGTAATCATGAAAACATAATTCAATGTTTCTGAGCTAATAGATTATacttatataacaaaatacattGATAACACAAACTCACAACATAACTGTAAGCAAAATACACACATACACCCAATTACAAACCTTCAATTCGTGGCGATGATCTTGAAGGATTTTTGCTGCACCAAGAAGCATTGCAACATGAGCATCATGTCCACAAGCGTGCATTTTTCCAGGAGCCTTACTTTTATGTTCCCACTCTACACTCTCCTGCAATAAATAACATACACAAATCCAATCAAACTCTATTCAGCATACACAAACACAATCAATTtttgacccaaaaaaaaaataaaaaaaaatttacaaccCAAAGACTAACTAACCTGCATAGCAAGAGCATCCATATCAGCTCTAATAGCAACAAATGGTGGTTTACCAGTACCAATCATACCTACTACACCAGTAACAGCAATTGGATGCTTATAAGCAATACCCATTTTATCTAATTCATTTCTAATCAATTTACTAGTCTCAAATTCTTCAAAACCAAGTTCTGGGTTCTCGTGAATTCTTCTTCTAACATCAACCATCCATTTAACAAGCTCTGGTTTCTTAGCATAGTTTAAGAAATTGGTTGGAATTTCTGATAATTCTGCTGAACTTAATGAATTTGatgatatgggttttgaccagaATAAGTTCAGAATCAAAATTGATGTGAAAACTTTCCAAATTCCCATGGTTTAGTTTGTTTGCTGTGTGATTTGAGTTTCAGTCTGAGATTGAGTTTGAGATTAAATATTCTCTGTTTCTATAAAAACCAAGTCTTTTAACGATTCGGGGGTGAGAGAATCGTTTTGGACGGAAAAGTCTGTTCATGAAACTCTTGTGCCCTTGTGTAAATAAGGCACGTGTAAACTGATGTTACCACACTGTGGGCCTGGGGTTTGATACTTTGATACGATGTGATTTGAGATCTGACCCGGCTCATACATGTGACTCGGAATTATTTGAGTGGGGTTTATTTTGTAGCTGACTCGCAAGCGCATATCTGACTAGAGTCTAACAAATTTGGAACTgtattatttttataatttttgagtcggattcaaaaaaaaaaaacggtcagATTCAGACGAGTGAGAATAAACAAACAATCTGTAAATGTAGCATCACGCTGGTATCCTCTCAAATCTCAATACTCATAACATTGTCATCTAACACATGGACACGACACGCGTTTGCAAGGAAAACAAACAGATTAAAAGAATGGGTGGTCCATGACCATGATGGCATGATATTTACAAACAATCTAGCAAAGAACTCTACATACAGTAAGGTCCTCCATCAGTTCTGTTGGCTCtttcttctttctattttttttttataagaaaaagagAAGAGCAGCTCAACTGAGCTACCTACTCAAAGGATCCACAGGGTGACCATCTGGGCTATGACTAGCTCCAAGATGTCCCCTAACAATAAGATTAGAGTTATTACAGTTATCCATAAAGACATTGTTTGGGGTAAAATGTAAAGCTGACAAAAGTAACTGGAGATTGGAACATTTTCAGTTAAAGTTTTGAAGTAAAGGCGAGTGACTAGATAGCCTAGCTATGTTGGTTGTAGTAATGTTTTGGTGAGAGGCTAGTTTGATAAGCTTTCCTAAGACAAAATCAATTGCTTCAAAATTCCTGTCATTGTTTTGCATAAAGTTTCCTTGAAATCTTTCTTGGACTTGTATTTGGTAGCTTGTCTGGATGGCTTGTAACACTTCTTCTTCCTCTGCTGCAAAATCAATATTGGTCTTGCATTTCCTTACTCTAGTTCAGTACTAGATTAGCTCATCTGCTTGCTCTGTCTGCTCTACTGATACCAGTTGTAGTGTCTTTGATGTTCCTCGCTCCCATGCATTGACCTATGAAAGCCATTGCCAAAGAAACAAAGTTAGTATAAGATGGTAAATCACTATTAGTCATATTACTGTGAACTTCTGATATATGTATGCTAATAGTGATTCCAAATTTTTCATGGTTGTTTCTGATCATACTGCTAAGACTTGGGCTCTGATCATTAGAATTCTCTTGGTAATAGAGATTGTTTAGAATATGCTCAGGGTTGTGATTCACTCTAGAAAAGGTACATAGATTTTGAGTGATTTTCAGAGCAGTAGTAGCAGCAGTATGGCTTATGTTTCTGAAAACCAaatcacatctagctttccagatgTACCAACAGATAGTATCAAAGGTAGCATTCCAGCTAGCAATGGGATTATTAGGAAGAAAGCAACTGTTGAACCAATTATGAAAAGAAGTGTAGGCGTTGAAAAGTTGGCGGTTCTTCCCAAATAGAGTTTCCCAAACATCAGAGGCAGCTGGGAAAGTCAAGAGACCATGGGTGATGTCTTCCGGAGCATTCTTGCAGAGATTACATATGGGATCAATGTAGAGTATGATGCTAGATGACTTGGCATTAGTTGGCAGAATGTCATGCCCACATTTCCAAGTAAAGAGTTGAATAACTGGTGTTGTATCAAGTTTCCAGATTTGATCCCAAGGAGCTATAAGAATGTCATTAGCATACTTATCAGAGATTTGCTTGTCATATAAGTATTTGACAATAAATTTCCTTGTATGAGTTAAGCTCCATGTTATAGAGTCTTCAGTGCTAGAGTTATGATTTTTCTGGAATATGAGGTTTTGAATATCATGGGTGAACCAAAGGGTTAGGATGTCTGTGTCCCCCTCTCCATAGGTATTGAATAGTTGATTGACTGTTTTGAGGCTTGAGGGGGCAGTGGGTAGGTTTCTGGATTTTGTCAGGTAGGTTATGTATCCATCTATCCTCCCAAATATGAATATTTTTGCCACCCCCCATCTTCCAGATATAATACTTTTGAATGCATGCAATGCCTTCCAGgattcctttccatatccaagagtcAGTAGTCTTTGGCTTGGTGTCCATTATATTGGCTCTTTCTTGTTCTCAAAATGACGTTATTCTAATTCTAAAAAAGAATCCTACATACAGTAATTACTATAAGAGTCCTTACAATTCATCGTGGACATTTCTTTTCGAGAAATAAGATAGCGCTTCGAATTCAAGTAGATATCTTGTAGCCAATAATGCATGTAATGATGCACCATGAGGGAGTACATCTTCATTGATAGTGAAGTAAGGGGAATGAGCAGTCTCAAATTTTTTAAGTAATTCGTTCTTCATCCCGAGAAAGTAAAAGTATCAAGGAAATGCTcggagaaaaatgaaaaatattctgATCCCATTATTGTTTTCATGTCTTCCACATTTTGGGTACCTAACATGTCTCCTGCTACATTTACGAAATGCTGATGCAGTACTCCATTGTTATAAGTTAAAGGGTAAAGGCTATCATCTGCAAAGAAATCGACAGTAGCATTGCATGTGTCGACCACAGCTTGTTCTACGATAACCTGTAACATTCGCGGTGGAAGAGAATTAATTATCAGCCAATGATAAAAGGTTAAAAATATAGTATATTAACAAGTCTAAAGTATGATTTTTAGTTTTACCTCTGGAATGACATCGAATACCCCATCTCCGTGGAATTTTGCAACTGTAACTAACTGTAAAACGCGTGTTAACATGAAACAGCTCATAAGAATACAAAACAATTACATAACTCCTGGGTACAAAATACATATTGtaagagtattgctcggtcgaactcgcatgcgttgctatctcaagcatgtttgtcaatgttagttatcaaaactataagtcttgatttctagtctactatagctaaggtcgcggactaggatataaagtatagttgagctcaagaactccacaacaatcatcatacaagacgaaggactactcaaggaactggtggatcttcatcgactaaaaggtatgtagatacttgaagttatctatcactcaaaagtctatttatctcctatcttgagacaaaagtcgttttgctatatagacttagattatacacatttggtatttcgagccgattttatctcgcctatctatatttcaaaatatgtgttggtaagctttggctttagccaagttcatctttacctagtgacgaaagtcatgttatatttcaatcactttgaaaattgctctgacgaaaaatggcttgtgaataaaaactatataacgtcctctgagaatgtttcaatgattgaaatgaaagtttagattatataaccattggaggatataagcattgttgtggaaaaacatatatgtataagtccttattccttgaactaaagtttgggaactttgttgatcaagtgaaccggagtagtgcgtgagctaagtccgcgaacctagtccgcgaactggcgaagttctcaaacccgagaatttttactggagtttgtgaactccatccgggaacttaagtccgcgaacccagtacgtgaacttgagtaggttatatctaaaaacgatggttatgaacttattcatatcaactaaggaatgcaattgcaaaccgtggatatatagttcatgaaccgattcaagtgaatcaaatcgtttttgcttcaattgtgtcttgtgtagtacatgagatttccttgcaattgaacaactctctaactagttcatttgagtcatttgaactagttatggtgaagaagaatatggttgatatgaaagtgatcatatggctaaccatttggttaactattgttgaaccagctaatgtacaagtttgggtacggttacacaagcccaggaacgtgcatttcatttgtgtataacaagttatgttttcgatctaacggttgataagtATTAACTTGaagctaatcaggttttcatttaacggtgaatattgaatgcttgttaccaagctaacagtaatggcaaaccctgatttgaaagactatataagggagaaatctagcaactgggaaacctattccccacacattctatgtgatacgagttgtgctaagctagagtcgattctcctttaacctttggtttcttcttctaaaccatgttaacgagttaaagacttcattgatattgtgaagccagaccaatactactccatggaaatcatcatacaagacgaaagactactcaaggaactggtggatcttcatcgactaaaaggtatgtggagacttgaacttatctatcactcaaaagtctatttatctccaatattgagacgaaagtcgttttgctatatagacttagattatacacatttggtatttcgagccgagtttatctcgcctatctatttctagaaatatgtgttggtaaagctttcgctttatccaagttcatctttacctagtgacgaaagtcatgttatgttttaatcactttgaaaattgctctaacgaaaaatggtttgtgaataacaactatataacgtcctctgagaatgttgaaatgattgaaatgagagtttagactatataaccatttggaggatataagaattattatggaaacacatatatgtataagtccttattgcttgaaccgaattttgcaaactttgttgataaagtgAACTGGAGAAATGTGTGAGCTAAGTtcgcgaaatcagtccgcgaacccagtccgcgaactggcgaagttctaaaatccgagaatttctgctggagtttgtgaactccatccgggaacttaagtcctcgaatccagtccgcgaacttgagtaggttatgtctaaaaacgatgtttagtgaacttatctttataaactaaggaatgcgattgcaaaccgtggctatagagttcatgaactgattcatgtgaatcaagtcgtttttgcttcaattgtgtcttgtgtagtacatatgaTATCctggaaattgaacaactctctaactagttcatttgagtcatttgaactagttatggtgaagaagaatatggttgatatgaaagttattatatggataaccatttggttaactattattgaaccaactaatgtacaagtttgggtatgctTACACAAGCTCAGGAACGTGCATTtcttttgtgtataacaagatatgttttcgatctaacggttgataaatattagctagaatctaaatcaggttttcatgtaacggtgaatattgaatgctttgttaccaagctaacattgattgcaaaccctgatttgaaagactatataagggagaactttagcaactgggaaacctaatcccacacattttgtgtgatactagttgtgctaagctagagtcgattctcctgtaacctttggtttcttcttctaaaacaggttaacgacttaaagactgcattgggattgtgaagccagaccgatactacttttcttatagttgtgtgatctaatcttgttgtttctatcgtacgagcacaactgtaataattggcttgagatttctatctccgataggcaagataaaaattaatcacaaacatcttcgtctcatcgtttgtgattccacaatatcttttttcgctgtgtcgattaagactattgtgaagtgattgataatactaggctgttcttcgggaatataagaccggtttatcaattagttcctgttcaccttgatttatcaaaagatggaacaaaactcgtaggtatattcgtgggagacagatttatctattatcatagacttttctgtgtgatacagattttttattaaagccttcgactttgggtcgtagcaactcttggttgtgggtgagatcagctaagggaatcaagtacatatcatcctgctaggatcagagacgtaggagcataactgtaccttggatcagtgtgagattggttggggttcaactacagtccagaccgaagttagtttggagtaggctagtgtttgtagcggcttaatacagtgtgtgtttaatctggactaggtcccggggtttttctgcatttgcggtttcctcgttaacaaaatttctggtgtctgtgttatttcttttccacattatatttgtttatataattgaaataatacacgttgtgcgttgttcaatcaattataatatccgacgttttggttgttgatttaaattgattgacacttggatattggtctttggtaccatccaagttatctctctttgataaaaaaaactcgcagaattctatttgcttgagtatagatcaaatcgagagattgagatataaactctttgatatactttttatctagattgagtctgactgtctagttgattctctagaaagtacattggagtttgtccatacagattgctaagataaatattgggtgtggttgttagacccccgctttttcaacttcttatgagaatttattcttgtttttgagaaggattactagagtttggaatagacattattgtgattacacatagcaatgtctaacattttcatcttcatgtttttaggtttatttgtttaaatctaaaatttttggaagatgatttttgcagtattaatatttatggttttatatattgcaatattgttatgggatatgtgtgtttacgtccgtgaagtTGAttttcccatactttgtcaaaagtaaagtcgttcatgagttgatatgcatgtattgatgaaagaatgaactgacttttgacaaatacaaaagttaagcctattatgtcaatttttgatggaagataggttaaaatatttctttttcaaggattatgtctattgaatgtcattgtgcaaatggtgatggaaaatagaatgagtccttgcttattccacggtataaggtcgatctccgatccacaatttttatgtacatattgtgttgttccataaggtgtcttatgttgagctctatcgattGAGTCATTGTTTtaacatagttgttgttccatgagatactttgtgtcgagcatgaccgattgaattgattacttttatgattagtttagttgtgtatttcgattagattaattatgagttttcttgtgattaatctaattgagtgtttttaagtctccataagtttacttatgttgagcatgtttgattaaattaataatgggctctcttatggttaatttaattgcatattttggattcaaattcatactcatatgtgatttg encodes:
- the LOC113347905 gene encoding IAA-amino acid hydrolase ILR1-like 4, whose translation is MGIWKVFTSILILNLFWSKPISSNSLSSAELSEIPTNFLNYAKKPELVKWMVDVRRRIHENPELGFEEFETSKLIRNELDKMGIAYKHPIAVTGVVGMIGTGKPPFVAIRADMDALAMQESVEWEHKSKAPGKMHACGHDAHVAMLLGAAKILQDHRHELKGTVILVFQPAEEGAGGAKKMVEDGVLDNIDAIFGLHVSADLPIGSVASRAGALLAGCGFFEAVISGKGGHAAIPQHTIDPIVAASSVIVSLQHLVSREADPLDSQVVTVGKFQGGGAFNVIPDSVTIGGTFRAFSTESFKQLKKRIEEVIKAQAAVQRCHATVDFHPENKIFFPVTANNKVLHKHFENVAGDMLGTANVKNMQPLMGSEDFSFYSEVIPAYFSFIGMKNETLGEFPSVHSPYFTINEDVLPYGAALHASLASRYLLEFESKSHIFDEKIRDEL